A portion of the Acanthopagrus latus isolate v.2019 chromosome 21, fAcaLat1.1, whole genome shotgun sequence genome contains these proteins:
- the LOC119011895 gene encoding myosin-7-like, translating into MGDAAMAEFGPAAPYLRKSDKERLEAQTRTFDMKKECFVPDPEVEYVKASITGRDGDKVTAETEFGKTVTVKECDVHPQNPPKFDKIEDMAMFTFLHEPAVLFNLKERYAAWMIYTYSGLFCVTVNPYKWLPVYNQEVVVAYRGKKRSEAPPHIFSISDNAYQYMLSDRENQSILITGESGAGKTVNTKRVIQYFASIAAVPGGKKDPSAEKKGTLEDQIIQANPALEAFGNAKTIRNDNSSRFGKFIRIHFDNRGKLASADIETYLLEKSRVTYQLKAERDYHIFYQILSQQKPELLEMLLITNNPYDYAFISQGETTVASINDSEELMATDDAFDVLGFTQEEKNSIYKLTGAIMHYGNMKFKQKQREEQAEADGTEDADKVAYLMGLNSADLIKGLCHPRVKVGNEWVTKGQNVAQVYYAIGALSKSVYEKMFLWMVVRINQSLDTKQPRQYFIGVLDIAGFEIFDFNTFEQLCINFTNEKLQQFFNHHMFVLEQEEYKKEGIEWEFIDFGMDLQACIDLIEKPMGIMSILEEECMFPKASDTTFKAKLYDNHLGKSNNFQKPRVVKGKPEAHFSLVHYAGTVDYNINNWLVKNKDPLNETVVGLFQKSNLKLLSFLFANYAGSESADGGKGKGGGSKKKGSSFQTVSALHRENLNKLMTNLRSTHPHFVRCIIPNETKTPGAMENPLVMHQLRCNGVLEGIRICRKGFPNRILYGDFKQRYRILNPNAIPEGQFIDNKKAAEKLLGSLDIDHNQYKLGHTKVFFKAGLLGQLEEMRDDRLALIITGIQARSRGLLARIEFQKIVERRDALLVIQWNIRAFMGVKNWPWMKMYFKIKPLLKSAETEKEMANMKEEFTKLKEAYAKSEARRKELEEKMVTLLQEKNDLQLQVQSEQDNLCDAEERCEGLIKSKIQLEAKIKELTERLEDEEEMNAELTGKKRKLEDECSELKKDIDDLELTLAKVEKEKHATENKVKNLTEEMAAMDEIIAKLTKEKKALQEAHQQTLDDLQSEEDKVNTLTKAKAKLEQQVDDLEGSLEQEKKVRMDLERAKRKLEGDLKLAQESIMDLENDKQQLEERLKKKDFEISQLNGKIEDEQAMCAQLQKKLKELQARIEELEEELEAERAARAKVEKQRADLARELEEISERLEEAGGATSAQIEMNKKREAEFQKLRRDLEEATLQHEATAATLRKKQADSVADLGEQIDNLQRVKQKLEKEKSELRLELDDVVSNMEQIVKAKNNLEKMCRSLEDQMNEYKTKSEEGQRSINDFTMQKAKLQTENGELARQLEEKDSLVSQLTRGKQSYTQQIEDLKRQLEEEVKAKNALAHAVQSARHDCDLLREQYEEEQEAKTDLQRSMSKANSEVAQWRTKYETDAIQRTEELEEAKKKLAQRLQEAEEAVEAVNAKCSSLEKTKHRLQNEIEDLMVDVERSNAAAAALDKRQRNFDKILAEWKQKYEESQTELESSQKEARSLSTELFKLKNSYEESLEHLETMKRENKNLQEEISDLTEQIGESGKSIHELEKIRKQLEQEKSEIQQALEEAEASLEHEEGKILRVQLEFNQVKADIERKLAEKDEEMEQAKRNQQRTVDTLQSSLEAETRSRNEALRLKKKMEGDLNEMEIQLSQANRQAAEAQKQLKAVHAHLKDAQLQLDDSLRANDDMKENIAIVERRSNLLQAEVEELRTALEQTERTRKLAEQELLDVTERVQLLHSQNTSLLNQKKKLEADASQLQTEVEEAVQECRNAEEKAKKAITDAAMMAEELKKEQDTSAHLERMKKNMEQTIKDLQHRLDEAEQIAMKGGKKQLQKLEARIRELESEVEAEQRRSSESVKGIRKYERRIKELTYQTEEDRKNLARLQDLADKLQLKVKSYKKAAEEAEEQANSNLTKFRKLQHELDEAEERADIAESQVNKLRAKSRDVGSKKGHNEE; encoded by the exons atgGGTGATGCCGCCATGGCAGAGTTTGGGCCCGCTGCTCCTTATCTAAGGAAGTCTGATAAGGAGCGTTTAGAGGCACAAACTCGTACATTTGACATGAAAAAGGAATGCTTTGTTCCTGATCCGGAGGTTGAGTACGTCAAGGCATCTATTACTGGTCGTGACGGTGATAAAGTCACTGCTGAGACTGAATTTGGAAAG ACTGTCACAGTGAAGGAGTGTGATGTACATCCTCAGAACCCGCCAAAGTTTGATAAAATTGAAGACATGGCGATGTTCACCTTCCTCCATGAGCCTGCTGTGCTGTTTAACCTCAAAGAGCGTTATGCAGCATGGATGATCTAT ACCTACTCTGGGCTGTTCTGTGTGACTGTTAACCCCTACAAGTGGCTGCCAGTCTACAACCAGGAAGTGGTTGTTGCCTatagaggaaagaagaggagtgaAGCTCCACCTCATatcttctccatctctgacaATGCCTACCAGTACATGCTGTCAG ATAGAGAAAACCAGTCAATCCTTATCAC TGGAGAATCCGGTGCTGGAAAGACTGTCAACACCAAGCGTGTCATTCAGTACTTTGCCAGTATTGCCGCTGTCCCTGGTGGGAAAAAAGATCCATCAGCTGAGAAGAAG GGTACCCTGGAGGATCAAATCATTCAGGCTAACCCTGCTCTTGAGGCCTTTGGAAATGCCAAGACCATCAGGAATGACAACTCCTCCAGATTT GGGAAATTCATCAGAATTCATTTTGACAACAGAGGAAAGCTAGCCTCTGCTGACATTGAGACTT ACCTTTTGGAAAAGTCTCGTGTGACCTATCAGCTCAAAGCTGAGAGGGACTACCACATTTTCTACCAGATCTTGTCTCAGCAAAAGCCTGAACTTCTGG AAATGTTGCTTATCACCAACAACCCCTATGACTACGCCTTCATCTCCCAAGGAGAGACGACAGTAGCCTCCATCAATGATTCTGAAGAGCTGATGGCCACTGAT GATGCCTTTGATGTGCTGGGCTTCACTCAAGAAGAGAAGAACAGCATTTACAAGCTGACTGGTGCCATCATGCACTATGGTAACATGAAGTTTAAGCAGAAGCAGCGAGAAGAGCAAGCAGAGGCCGATGGCACTGAAG aTGCTGACAAAGTCGCATATCTGATGGGGCTGAACTCTGCTGACCTCATCAAAGGTCTCTGTCACCCAAGAGTCAAAGTAGGAAATGAATGGGTCACCAAGGGACAAAATGTTGCTCAG GTGTACTATGCTATTGGTGCACTGTCTAAATCAGTGTATGAGAAGATGTTTCTGTGGATGGTGGTGAGAATCAACCAATCCCTGGACACCAAGCAGCCCCGCCAGTACTTCATTGGTGTGCTGGATATTGCTGGATTTGAGATTTTTGAT ttcaaCACCTTTGAGCAGCTTTGCATCAACTTCACCaatgaaaaactgcaacagTTTTTCAACCACCACATGTTTGTGCTGGAGCAGGAAGAGTACAAGAAAGAGGGCATTGAATGGGAGTTCATTGACTTTGGTATGGACTTGCAGGCCTGTATTGACCTGATTGAAAAG CCCATGGGTATCATGTCCATCCTTGAAGAGGAGTGCATGTTCCCCAAAGCCTCTGATACCACCTTCAAAGCTAAGCTCTATGACAACCACCTGGGGAAATCAAACAACTTCCAGAAGCCCAGAGTTGTGAAAGGGAAACCAGAGGCCCATTTCTCCCTGGTTCACTACGCTGGAACTGTTGACTACAATATCAACAACTGGCTGGTGAAGAACAAGGATCCTCTGAATGAGACCGTTGTAGGACTATTCCAGAAGTCTAATCTTAAACTATTATCTTTCCTCTTTGCAAATTATGCTGGATCAGAATCAG CTGATGGTGGAAAGGgcaaaggaggaggaagcaaGAAGAAGGGTTCTTCCTTCCAAACTGTGTCTGCTTTACACAGG GAGAACCTGAACAAGCTGATGACCAACTTGAGGTCTACTCATCCTCACTTTGTGCGCTGCATCATCCCCAATGAGACCAAGACTCCTGGGGCCATGGAGAATCCTCTGGTGATGCACCAGCTGCGCTGTAACGGTGTGCTGGAAGGCATCAGGATCTGCAGGAAGGGCTTCCCCAACAGGATCCTCTATGGAGATTTCAAACAGAG ATACCGTATTTTGAACCCTAACGCAATTCCTGAGGGACAGTTCATTGACAACAAGAAGGCTGCCGAGAAACTGCTGGGTTCTCTGGATATTGACCACAACCAGTATAAACTGGGGCACACCAAG GTGTTCTTCAAAGCTGGACTTCTAGGTCAGCTTGAGGAGATGCGAGATGACCGATTAGCCCTAATTATCACTGGCATTCAAGCCCGGTCACGAGGCCTTCTGGCAAGAATTGAATTCCAGAAAATTGTTGAACGCAG GGATGCATTACTGGTGATCCAGTGGAACATCCGTGCCTTCATGGGAGTCAAGAATTGGCCctggatgaaaatgtattttaagatTAAACCTCTGTTAAAATCAGCAGAAACTGAGAAGGAGATGGCCAATATGAAGGAAGAGTTTACCAAGCTAAAAGAGGCTTATGCAAAATCTGAAGCTCGCAGGAAGGAACTAGAAGAAAAAATGGTCACTCTGCTCCAAGAGAAGAATGATCTGCAGCTTCAAGTTCAATCT GAGCAAGATAATCTTTGTGATGCTGAGGAAAGATGTGAAGGGCTGATCAAGAGCAAGATTCAGCTGGAGGCAAAAATCAAAGAGTTAACAGAACGActagaggatgaggaggagatgaaCGCTGAACTCACTGGtaagaagaggaagctggaggatgaGTGTTCTGAGCTGAAGAAAGACATAGATGACTTAGAGTTGACTCTGGCTAAagtggagaaagagaagcaTGCCACTGAGAACAAG GTAAAAAACCTGACTGAGGAAATGGCTGCCATGGATGAAATCATTGCCAAATTGACCAAAGAAAAGAAGGCCTTACAAGAAGCTCATCAGCAAACACTGGATGATCTGCAGAGTGAGGAAGACAAAGTCAACACTCTGACCAAGGCCAAGGCAAAGCTGGAGCAGCAAGTGGATGAT CTTGAAGGATCTCTTGAGCAAGAGAAGAAAGTGCGTATGGACCTCGAGAGAGCAAAGCGGAAGCTTGAGGGAGACCTTAAGTTAGCTCAAGAGAGTATCATGGACCTGGAAAATGACAAGCAGCAACTTGAAGAGAGGctgaaaaa AAAAGATTTTGAAATCAGCCAACTCAATGGCAAAATAGAAGATGAACAAGCAATGTGTGCCCAGCTCCAGAAAAAATTGAAGGAGTTGCAG GCCCGTATTGAGGAACTTGAAGAAGAGCTGGAAGCAGAGCGAGCTGCCCGAGCCAaggtggagaagcagagagcagacttagccagagagctggaggagatcagtgagaggctggaggaggctggtggagcAACATCTGCTCAGATCGAGATGAACAAGAAGAGGGAGGCCGAGTTCCAGAAACTGCGCAGAGACCTTGAAGAGGCCACTCTGCAGCACGAAGCCACCGCTGCAACACTCAGGAAGAAACAAGCTGACAGTGTTGCTGACCTGGGAGAGCAGATTGACAACCTGCAGAGAGTTaaacagaagctggagaaggagaagagtgAGCTCAGACTGGAGCTGGATGATGTCGTCTCCAATATGGAACAAATTGTGAAAGCTAAG AACAATCTGGAGAAGATGTGCAGGTCTCTGGAAGATCAGATGAACgaatacaaaacaaagtcagaggAGGGACAGCGTTCTATCAATGACTTCACCATGCAGAAAGCAAAGCTTCAAACTGAGAATG GTGAACTTGCAAGACAGCTTGAGGAAAAGGATTCTCTGGTGTCTCAACTCACCAGAGGAAAACAATCCTATACTCAACAAATTGAAGATCTTAAGAGACAACTGGAGGAAGAAGTCAAG GCCAAGAATGCATTAGCTCATGCAGTGCAGTCTGCTCGTCATGACTGTGACCTGCTCAGAGAGCAgtatgaggaggagcaggaggcaaAGACCGATCTGCAGCGCAGCATGTCCAAGGCCAACTCTGAGGTGGCTCAGTGGAGAACTAAGTACGAGACTGATGCCATCCAGAGAACCGAGGAACTGGAGGAGGCAAA GAAGAAGCTGGCTCAGCGTctgcaggaggctgaggaggctgTTGAAGCTGTGAATGCTAAATGTTCCTCTCTGGAAAAGACCAAACACAGGCTGCAGAATGAGATTGAAGATCTCATGGTGGATGTGGAGAGGtctaatgctgctgctgctgctctggacaAGAGGCAAAGAAATTTTGACAAG ATCTTGGCAGAATGGAAACAGAAGTACGAGGAGTCTCAAACAGAGCTGGAAAGTTCTCAGAAAGAAGCTAGGTCTCTGAGCACTGAGCTCTTCAAACTGAAGAATTCCTATGAAGAATCTCTGGAACATCTGGAGAccatgaagagagagaacaagaatCTGCAGG AGGAAATTTCTGACCTCACTGAGCAAATCGGTGAGAGTGGAAAAAGTATTCATGAGCTTGAGAAGATTCGAAAACAGTTGGAGCAGGAGAAGTCTGAGATACAACAAGCCCTGGAGGAAGCAGAG GCCTCACTGGAACATGAGGAAGGGAAGATTCTCAGAGTTCAGCTTGAGTTCAACCAGGTTAAGGCTGATATCGAGCGCAAGCTGGctgagaaagatgaagagatggagCAAGCAAAGAGAAACCAACAGCGAACTGTGGACACCCTGCAGAGCTCTCTTGAGGCTGAGACTCGCAGCAGGAACGAGGCCCTGcgtctgaagaagaagatggagggagacctCAATGAGATGGAGATCCAGCTCAGCCAGGCCAACAGGCAGGCAGCTGAGGCCCAGAAACAACTTAAGGCTGTTCATGCACATCTGAAG GATGCTCAGCTCCAGCTTGATGACTCCCTGCGAGCCAATGATGATATGAAGGAAAACATTGCCATTGTTGAGAGGCGCAGCAACCTGCTTCAGGCTGAAGTGGAGGAGCTGCGGACAGCTCTGGAGCAAACTGAGAGAACTCGCAAACTTGCTGAGCAAGAGCTGCTGGATGTTACGGAGAGGGTGCAGCTACTGCACTCACAG AACACCAGTTTGCTAAACCaaaagaagaagctggaagCTGATGCTTCCCAGCTTCAGACTGAAGTGGAGGAAGCAGTGCAGGAATGCAGAAATGCTGAGGAAAAGGCCAAGAAGGCCATTACTGATGCTGCCATGatggcagaggagctgaagaaagagCAGGACACCAGCGCTCACCTGGAGCGTATGAAGAAGAACATGGAGCAAACCATTAAAGACCTGCAGCACCGCCTGGATGAAGCTGAACAGATCGCAATGAAGGGAGGCaagaagcagctgcagaagcTCGAGGCCAGG ATCAGAGAACTGGAAAGTGAAGTAGAAGCTGAACAACGAAGGTCCAGTGAGTCTGTCAAGGGAATACGGAAATATGAAAGACGAATCAAAGAGCTGACCTATCAG acagaggaggatcGTAAAAATCTTGCCCGTCTGCAAGATCTggcagacaaactgcagctaaaAGTCAAATCCTACAAGAAAGCTGCAGAAGAGGCA GAAGAACAGGCCAACAGTAATCTTACCAAGTTCCGTAAGCTTCAACATGAGCTTGATGAGGCTGAAGAGAGAGCTGACATTGCTGAATCACAGGTCAACAAGCTACGAGCCAAGAGTCGTGATGTGGGTTCAAAG AAAGGACACAACGAAGAGTGA